One Cardinium endosymbiont cEper1 of Encarsia pergandiella genomic region harbors:
- a CDS encoding FtsK/SpoIIIE family DNA translocase, translated as MAQNNYKIQPDTPKKSTPSKPLILDQRTKITVGLLLQGITIFLAFSFLAHLIHGTKDQHLIESIGKLGLKPSNLATGNWLGFTGAFVSYYCVHIWWGITAFIFLPCLFLIGLKMVTQKICPNLSLLKVMMASIFLVLWFNILLGYLYALYPTAALLANYLGGIGYTLGILFKNLLGYGTFIFLVVTLIIFAVVCFNITSLPNINLFSSKKAKNNATCLIDHESNRIADETFNTENEVPSSKKKTSNITTTHATRDLEDISDQTGTKTIAPHKSNVAFEIVSPEPSPKNLPQAPPPAIGSTVPLSDIRSENYDPTLDLSNYKYPPLDLLERYTQEQLSVTQEELAINKNNIVQTLQNFKINIAKIKATIGPTVTLYEIVPEAGVKISKIKNLEDDIALNLAALGIRIIAPIPGKGTIGIEVPNKNREVVPLQEMVGSEKFLKGKMDLPIVLGKSISNELFIADLSRMPHLLIAGATGQGKSVGLNVLLTSLIYKKHPSQLKLVLVDPKKVELSLYNKLERHFLAKLPISEEPIITETKKVIHTLNSLCIEMDHRYELLKEAGTRNIKEYNQKFIKRILSPQEGHLFLPYIVLVIDEFADMMMTAGKEIEVPIARLAQLARAIGIHLVLATQRPSVNVITGIIKANFPVRISYKVSSRIDSRTILDASGAEQLVGNGDMLLSMNSDIIRLQTPFLDTGEVERVCSYIGGQQGYPSAYLLPTYDEEDKEDGVSVDLQSTDPLFEEAARLIVLHQQGSTSLIQRKLKLGYNRSGRLIDQLEAAGIVGPFEGSKAREVLVTDEGSLNEILARLLRKD; from the coding sequence ATGGCCCAGAATAATTATAAAATCCAACCAGATACGCCTAAAAAAAGTACCCCGTCAAAGCCACTTATACTAGATCAGCGTACTAAAATAACCGTTGGACTTCTGCTGCAGGGGATAACTATTTTTTTAGCATTTTCCTTTTTGGCTCATCTTATTCATGGCACTAAAGATCAGCATCTTATTGAATCTATTGGGAAATTAGGTCTAAAACCGTCCAATCTGGCTACTGGCAACTGGTTAGGTTTTACAGGCGCTTTTGTAAGTTATTATTGTGTCCATATATGGTGGGGCATCACTGCTTTTATTTTTTTGCCTTGCCTATTTTTAATCGGTCTAAAAATGGTTACACAAAAAATTTGTCCGAACCTTTCTTTATTAAAAGTGATGATGGCCTCCATTTTTCTGGTATTATGGTTTAATATTTTACTGGGCTATCTATATGCACTCTACCCAACTGCTGCCCTACTGGCCAATTACCTTGGAGGGATTGGCTATACACTCGGCATCTTATTTAAAAATTTATTAGGCTATGGTACTTTTATTTTTCTTGTGGTTACTTTGATCATTTTTGCTGTAGTATGTTTTAATATAACCTCTTTACCAAATATTAATTTATTCTCAAGCAAAAAAGCAAAGAATAATGCTACATGTTTGATTGATCACGAAAGTAATAGAATAGCTGATGAAACATTTAATACAGAAAATGAGGTCCCCTCTAGTAAAAAAAAAACGAGTAACATAACGACTACACATGCTACTAGAGATTTAGAAGATATAAGTGATCAAACTGGTACAAAAACTATTGCTCCACACAAAAGCAATGTAGCTTTTGAAATAGTTTCCCCTGAACCATCTCCTAAAAATCTGCCTCAAGCGCCTCCACCTGCTATTGGTTCAACTGTACCCTTAAGCGACATCCGGAGTGAAAACTACGATCCAACTTTAGATCTATCTAACTACAAATATCCTCCTTTAGATCTACTAGAACGGTATACACAAGAACAACTATCTGTTACACAAGAAGAATTGGCTATCAATAAAAATAATATTGTACAAACCCTACAGAACTTTAAGATCAATATTGCCAAAATAAAAGCCACTATTGGTCCTACTGTTACCCTTTATGAAATAGTACCCGAAGCAGGAGTCAAAATCTCCAAGATAAAAAACCTCGAAGACGATATTGCACTTAACCTGGCTGCATTAGGTATTCGGATCATTGCACCCATACCAGGAAAAGGAACGATTGGTATTGAAGTACCCAATAAAAATAGAGAAGTAGTACCCCTCCAGGAGATGGTTGGCTCTGAAAAATTTTTAAAAGGGAAGATGGACTTACCTATTGTATTGGGTAAATCGATCTCAAATGAATTGTTTATTGCAGACTTGAGCCGTATGCCGCATCTACTGATTGCCGGTGCTACAGGGCAAGGAAAATCTGTGGGGCTGAATGTACTACTCACCTCTTTGATTTATAAAAAGCATCCCTCTCAATTAAAACTGGTACTAGTAGACCCTAAAAAGGTAGAACTTTCTTTGTATAATAAATTGGAACGTCATTTTTTAGCGAAATTACCGATCAGCGAAGAACCTATTATTACAGAAACCAAAAAAGTAATCCATACCCTTAATTCTTTATGCATTGAAATGGACCATCGGTATGAACTGCTAAAGGAAGCAGGGACCCGTAATATTAAAGAATATAATCAAAAATTCATAAAAAGGATACTGAGCCCTCAAGAAGGGCATCTGTTTTTACCTTACATTGTATTGGTTATAGATGAATTCGCAGATATGATGATGACAGCAGGTAAAGAAATAGAAGTACCCATTGCTCGACTGGCCCAATTGGCACGTGCCATTGGCATACATCTTGTGTTGGCGACACAAAGACCCTCTGTAAATGTGATTACTGGTATTATCAAAGCCAACTTTCCTGTTAGGATTTCCTACAAAGTAAGTTCACGAATTGACTCTAGAACCATTTTAGACGCAAGTGGTGCAGAGCAATTAGTAGGCAATGGTGATATGTTGCTCTCTATGAATTCTGATATTATTCGATTACAAACTCCCTTTTTAGATACCGGAGAAGTGGAACGTGTTTGCAGCTATATTGGTGGACAACAAGGCTACCCATCTGCCTACCTGTTGCCTACTTATGATGAAGAAGACAAAGAAGATGGCGTGTCAGTAGATTTACAATCAACAGATCCACTATTTGAAGAGGCAGCAAGACTGATTGTCTTACATCAACAAGGAAGTACTTCTTTGATTCAACGGAAACTGAAGCTGGGCTACAACCGATCTGGAAGACTGATAGACCAATTAGAAGCTGCAGGCATTGTAGGCCCTTTCGAAGGGAGTAAAGCTCGAGAAGTTTTGGTAACAGATGAAGGCAGTTTAAATGAAATATTAGCTAGGTTACTACGCAAAGACTAA
- a CDS encoding MutS-related protein, whose product MRSDCVWADPQVTYGSTTAKIAHHYLRSFTILPASSTLVPSKTKEKNILQTDSIKLAESTQRKVVLRTIFDNIDVNIPTESGSILNNNAWTDLMLFCGRPNNLAYHFLSRINRTTTVLGECALATLLVTPTSDITTLTNRQQTLQLLLEDPTSLANLKQALACYQTVEQRFISLWTHTDPLYTHAYRNYMHQRFLSPNPAANKIARKLNTRIFFRNVLDIYGEFVALPVLGLFLCEATHWMTSISKGGWMPGDRSSSYSAFPLFVPIISIRSVIEHYKDTNGQPSLLPFLGVAATHTAAVWRGYCGIKSYKEYSAVFRSLANRMRDVQIFMQTIQQISNIVAANQPLEANYGPSLSAIRTLLAKRKEASEIGILISNLLDMKLNNWSYIHGNSGKLLATYNLFIEHKDCLKPAMYALGQLDGFMGMATLVKEAKQTFPTHCYTFTKFLDRSQQTTPCIMLDGMWYPMLNPETVVDNTIEMDVHKTRNMILCGPNAGGKSSFISGVASNLLLSQTFGIAAAKSAIITPFDKINTFIELKDDIACGASLFMVEVERMHRYMNMLENAKPNEFIFTISDEPFARTNPVEASAAAYSILAGMAKYTNALHIVSTHYPILMHLADTFKDRGIRNFKVFIDKKPDQKLHYTYKVVPGEADQSIALKILEQEGYDPALLKQAEDIVQNTQKWPLLKYFQGKDKKRVKCSNHR is encoded by the coding sequence GCGTATGGGCTGATCCACAGGTAACCTATGGGTCAACTACTGCAAAAATTGCACATCATTACCTAAGGTCTTTTACTATTCTTCCTGCTTCTTCTACTTTAGTACCTTCAAAAACAAAGGAGAAAAACATTTTACAAACGGATAGTATAAAATTGGCTGAAAGCACCCAACGCAAAGTCGTATTACGTACGATATTTGATAATATTGATGTTAATATTCCGACAGAAAGTGGTAGTATATTGAACAATAATGCATGGACAGATTTAATGCTTTTTTGTGGAAGACCTAATAATCTAGCGTACCACTTCCTGTCGCGCATTAATCGTACCACTACTGTACTAGGTGAGTGTGCATTGGCTACACTTTTGGTAACGCCAACCAGTGATATTACGACACTAACCAACCGTCAACAAACCTTGCAACTATTATTAGAAGATCCCACTTCTTTGGCAAATTTAAAACAAGCTTTGGCATGCTACCAAACGGTAGAACAACGTTTCATTTCTTTATGGACCCATACAGATCCACTTTATACCCATGCATATAGAAATTATATGCATCAGCGGTTCCTATCACCTAATCCTGCTGCAAATAAAATAGCTCGCAAGCTTAATACCCGGATTTTTTTTAGAAACGTTTTAGACATATATGGAGAATTTGTCGCGCTTCCGGTATTAGGCCTGTTTTTGTGTGAAGCTACACACTGGATGACGTCTATTTCAAAAGGAGGTTGGATGCCAGGCGATAGAAGCAGTAGCTATTCTGCCTTTCCCTTATTTGTACCCATTATTTCCATCAGATCTGTTATAGAGCATTATAAGGATACCAATGGCCAGCCATCTCTTTTACCTTTTCTAGGTGTAGCGGCTACGCACACGGCAGCTGTATGGCGCGGTTATTGTGGCATAAAAAGTTATAAAGAGTATAGTGCTGTTTTTCGCAGCCTAGCCAACCGTATGCGGGATGTACAAATTTTTATGCAAACCATCCAACAGATCAGTAACATTGTAGCAGCCAATCAACCATTAGAAGCCAATTATGGTCCATCCTTAAGTGCGATAAGGACCCTATTGGCGAAACGTAAAGAAGCGAGTGAAATAGGCATTTTAATAAGCAACTTGCTGGATATGAAACTTAATAATTGGTCCTATATTCATGGAAATAGTGGTAAGCTACTCGCTACATACAATTTGTTCATAGAACATAAAGATTGCTTAAAACCTGCTATGTATGCATTAGGTCAGTTAGATGGCTTTATGGGTATGGCTACTTTAGTAAAAGAAGCAAAACAAACCTTTCCAACACACTGTTACACTTTCACTAAGTTCTTAGATCGTTCACAACAAACTACTCCATGTATAATGTTAGATGGAATGTGGTATCCAATGTTGAATCCTGAAACGGTTGTAGATAATACTATAGAAATGGATGTCCATAAGACTCGTAATATGATCCTTTGTGGACCGAATGCAGGTGGAAAATCTTCTTTTATTTCTGGTGTAGCAAGTAATTTACTACTCAGCCAAACCTTTGGGATTGCAGCGGCTAAAAGTGCTATTATTACTCCTTTTGATAAGATCAACACCTTTATAGAACTCAAGGACGATATAGCCTGTGGTGCTTCTCTCTTTATGGTAGAAGTAGAACGCATGCATCGGTATATGAATATGCTGGAAAACGCCAAACCCAATGAATTTATTTTTACTATTTCTGATGAACCTTTTGCCCGTACCAACCCAGTTGAAGCCAGTGCTGCAGCTTATAGTATATTGGCTGGTATGGCCAAATATACTAATGCGCTTCATATTGTTTCTACACATTATCCAATTTTAATGCATCTAGCCGATACATTTAAAGACAGGGGTATTAGAAATTTTAAAGTTTTTATAGATAAAAAGCCAGATCAAAAATTACACTATACTTATAAAGTTGTACCAGGTGAGGCAGACCAATCCATTGCTTTGAAAATACTTGAACAGGAAGGATATGATCCAGCACTATTGAAACAAGCAGAGGATATTGTTCAAAACACTCAAAAGTGGCCTTTGTTAAAATACTTTCAAGGGAAAGATAAAAAAAGAGTAAAATGTAGCAACCACAGATGA
- the tsaE gene encoding tRNA (adenosine(37)-N6)-threonylcarbamoyltransferase complex ATPase subunit type 1 TsaE, translating into MILKSVWKELPHTAYQLLTYAANHRIWLLEGPIGSGKTTLIKELCKALQTVHTVNSPTFSIINEYETVDHIPIYHFDCYRLDNVNDAIALDFESYFASGCYCFIEWPSKIESILPLHYFLITIEVKTPTSRNLICHI; encoded by the coding sequence ATGATCTTAAAAAGTGTTTGGAAAGAGCTACCACACACAGCTTATCAATTGCTAACTTATGCAGCTAACCACAGAATATGGTTACTAGAAGGTCCTATAGGTTCTGGTAAAACCACCCTAATTAAGGAACTTTGTAAGGCGCTACAAACGGTTCATACGGTCAACAGTCCAACTTTTTCAATTATTAATGAATATGAAACAGTAGATCATATTCCTATTTATCACTTTGATTGCTACAGGTTGGATAATGTTAATGATGCAATTGCACTAGATTTTGAAAGTTATTTTGCTTCTGGTTGCTATTGTTTTATAGAATGGCCTTCGAAAATTGAATCGATTTTACCTTTACATTATTTCTTGATTACAATAGAAGTAAAAACGCCGACAAGTAGAAATCTGATTTGTCATATATAG